The DNA sequence tttttacatttcaataaCTTCTCAAGTGAAACTttcacaaatgtaaaatgtaagcATATGATACAAAACTGTCTCCTGACATTCTGGTAATGACACTTTGATGATCATGATGAAAATGATTCTGTTGTTCTGCTTCTTCACACTTTCACTTTGGTTTTTCGTGGAAATGTCAGCTGCCGGCCTCACAGTTATATTGTCagttaatgaatgaaaaaactTTCACTCATTTGTTTCTTAACATTTAgtaatcagtcattttaaagtaTTCGTTTTGCCTGTTTTATGGCTTAATTTAATAGGACAGCTTAAGAGCTGACAACAGAcgggatgagagggaggagggacgaCTCTCCTACAACTGAGTAACTGAGGCACTCTGTAGTTTGATagttttaaatgattatttaattAATGTTCTGCTTCTtcacactttcacttttgttttcagtgaatatgtcagctgacagcagcctgCTCTTTGAGGACCAGTTtctgtgctccatctgtctggatgtgttcactgatcCTGTCAGCACACCATGTGGACACAACTTCTGCAAAAACTGCATCACTCATCACTGGGATTTTAATGTCCCTTGTGAGTGTCCCAACTGTAAAAAACGTTTCAAGATAAGACCTGAGCTGCAGGTCAATACTTTTATCACTGAGATGGTTTCTTGCTTTAAAGAGTCAGCTCAACagagagccagcagcagctcagcgcAACAAGCTGCCAAACCAGGAGAAGTTCCCTGTGACGTCTGCACTGGAACCAAACTGAAGGCCCTGAAGTCCTGCCAGGTGTGTCTGGTGTCCTACTGTGAGACTCACCTACAGCCTCATCTGACAGTGTCAGTCCTGAAAGAACATCAGCTGAAACACCCTGTGGAGAACCAGCAAGGCAGGATGTGTATGAAGCACAATAAACTGCTGGAGCTGTTCTGTAAGACCGACCAGACATGTGTCTGCATGCGCTGCACTATTTCAGACCACAAACAACATGAAGTTGTTCCTCTGAAAGAGGAATATGAAGATAGAAAGGCAGAACTGGGTAAGACAGAGACTGAACTTCAGCAGATGATCCAACAGAGACAACTGAAGATTGAAGAGTTCAAACATTCTGTCAAGGTCAGCAGGGAAAATGCAGGCAGGGAAATAGCAGAAGGTGTTCAGGTGCTGACTAGGCTGAGACATGCTATTGATAGAAAGCAGGCTGAAGCCATTAAAGTGATTCAGTCTAAGCACAAACTGATAGAGAAACAAGCTAAAGGCTTCATCAGAGAGCTGGAACAAGAAATCTCTGAGCTGGAGAGGAAAGGTgctgagctggagcagctctcacactCTGAagaccacctcctcctcctgcaaaACCTCCAGGCCCTGAATGCTGCTCCACCCACCAAGAACTGGACAGAGGTCAGAGTCCGTTCTCCATCTCATGAGGGTATTTTCAGGGCAGTTTCTGCTCCATTGGTGGATAAGCTCATAACTGATTTGAAGAAACTGCTACCTAAGACTGAGCTCAGAACTGCCCAGCAGTCTGCAGTGGATGTGACTCTTGATCCTGATACAGCACATCCACAACTCATCCTGTCTGCAGATGGTAAACAGGTACATCATGCTGATGTCAGGAAGAATCTCCCAGATAACCGAAAAAGGTTTTCTACTGGTCTGTGCGTGGTAGGGAAGCAGGTCATTTCTGCAGGAAGATTTTACTTTGAGGTTCAGGTTAAGGGGAAGACTCAGTGGTGTATAGGAGTTGCCAGAGAGTCAATCAATAGGAAGGGGCCACTCAATATTGATCCTCAGAATGGTTACTGGACTCTTGGtttgaggaaagaaaatgagtaCTGGGCTGCTACATGCCGTCTCTATTCAAAGTCAGATCCTGAGAAGGTGGGggtgtttgtggattatgagGAGGGTCTGGTCTTGTTTTATGATGTGGATGCTGCCAAACTTCTCTACGCCtttactggctgctgcttcactgagaGGCTCCTCCCATTCTTCTGCCCCTGTTTTAATCAGGGTGCCAGAAACTCCACCCCTCTGATCATCTGTCCTGTCAATTTTACCACGTAAAATAACATCAAGAAAAAGACTCACGACTTGTTGGATGTAACAAATCTCCATATTTAGTGATAGTGTACAgagcacttttgttttgtttagattctctttaatgttgatttttgcTTCTTTATTATATGGAACTCAACGCTGCAACTAACCACTGTAAAGCAATCATTTAAATACTCTTCTATAATGTAGTTTAATTAAGTTTTACACTgactgtaaatatcaaaatagcAGTCCAATAGTCACAGG is a window from the Acanthopagrus latus isolate v.2019 chromosome 16, fAcaLat1.1, whole genome shotgun sequence genome containing:
- the LOC119004683 gene encoding E3 ubiquitin-protein ligase TRIM21-like, with the protein product MSADSSLLFEDQFLCSICLDVFTDPVSTPCGHNFCKNCITHHWDFNVPCECPNCKKRFKIRPELQVNTFITEMVSCFKESAQQRASSSSAQQAAKPGEVPCDVCTGTKLKALKSCQVCLVSYCETHLQPHLTVSVLKEHQLKHPVENQQGRMCMKHNKLLELFCKTDQTCVCMRCTISDHKQHEVVPLKEEYEDRKAELGKTETELQQMIQQRQLKIEEFKHSVKVSRENAGREIAEGVQVLTRLRHAIDRKQAEAIKVIQSKHKLIEKQAKGFIRELEQEISELERKGAELEQLSHSEDHLLLLQNLQALNAAPPTKNWTEVRVRSPSHEGIFRAVSAPLVDKLITDLKKLLPKTELRTAQQSAVDVTLDPDTAHPQLILSADGKQVHHADVRKNLPDNRKRFSTGLCVVGKQVISAGRFYFEVQVKGKTQWCIGVARESINRKGPLNIDPQNGYWTLGLRKENEYWAATCRLYSKSDPEKVGVFVDYEEGLVLFYDVDAAKLLYAFTGCCFTERLLPFFCPCFNQGARNSTPLIICPVNFTT